The genomic interval TGCCCCCATCCTGCCCGTCGGATGTGACAGGAAAACCTACTCCTCGGCGAGTCGGCGACCCGCGTCCCGGCAGGCGGTGAGGAGGGTCCGGGCGTACTCGCCGGTGGCGCCGGCCAGCCCGCAGGCGGGGGTCACCACCACCTGCTCGGCGAGCCGGGCGCGGGGGAAGCCGAGCCGGTCCCAGAGTTGGCGTACCCGATCGGCGACCTGGGCCGACGACGGCCCGCGCCCGCCCTGCGGCGGCAGCGTCGGTGCCGCCCCGGCGAAGAGTCCGAGCCCGGCGTCGATCGCCTCGCCGACCGGGTCGAGCCGGTCCACCAGGGCCAGGTCGAGCGCCACCGCCGCCGCGCCGGCCGCCCGGACCAGGTCCAGCGGTACGTCCCGGGCACAGCAGTGCAGCACCACCGGCGCGTCGACGGTCGACACCACGGTACGGAGCAGCCCGGTCGCCGTCCCCGACTCGACCGGCCGGTACGCCCCCAGCCCGCTCTCGGTCGGAATCCGCCCGGCCAGTACGGCGGGCAGCGCCGGCTCGTCCAGTTGCAGCAGCACCGTGGCCCGGGGCAGCCGGCGGCGGACCTGCGCCACGTACCCGCGCAGCCCGTCGGCGAGCGA from Plantactinospora sp. BC1 carries:
- a CDS encoding methionine synthase; amino-acid sequence: MPGTDIAEAQRIVLGELPVPHLPELPARGPGADLVGRSAGLLVDLPVELYAARWRIAGRPGRDLRQALDLLERDLDQMTEQAGEFTGTFKVQAAGPLTLAANVELPVGGRMLRDPGAVRDLTESLADGLRGYVAQVRRRLPRATVLLQLDEPALPAVLAGRIPTESGLGAYRPVESGTATGLLRTVVSTVDAPVVLHCCARDVPLDLVRAAGAAAVALDLALVDRLDPVGEAIDAGLGLFAGAAPTLPPQGGRGPSSAQVADRVRQLWDRLGFPRARLAEQVVVTPACGLAGATGEYARTLLTACRDAGRRLAEE